Genomic window (Bradyrhizobium sp. 186):
CCGCACGGCCTCGATGTCGCCGTAGCGGACGGTGAGATCGGCGATTTCGAGCAGCGGCGCGCCGGTGCCCTCGGCGGCGCGACCAACTTGTGTATGAAGCTCCGCCTCACTGTCGGCGCGGCCGAGATAGGCCTCGATGACGGCCTCGTTGCGTTGAATCTCCGCCGGCGATCCTTCGGCCAGAACCTCGCCGAAATTGAGCACGGTGATGCGATCGGCGAGCGTCATCACCACTTCCATCTCGTGCTCGATCAAGAGGATCGTCATTCCCCGCGCGTGCATCTGGCGGATCACCTCGATCAGGCGCGCGGTCTCGGCGTGGTTGAGGCCGCCATGCGGCTCGTCGAGCAGCACGAGGCGCGGCTCCAGTGCCAGCGCCTTGGCGATTTCGAGCAGGCGCCGCTGTCCCTGCGGGAGCGACGCCGCATTGGTATCTGCAACATCGCCCAAGCCGACGAACTGAATGATCTCCTCGACCCGGCGCGCATTCTCCTGGTCGAAGCGCCACGGATGCGCCCGCCCGTGCCGCGCAGCGAGCACGTTCTGGCGGACGGTCATCGAGGCGAACAGGCGGGTGTTCTGGAACGTGCGTGCGAGCCCCATCGCCGCGAACTGATGCAATGGCATTGACGTCACCGCCGCGCCGGCGAAGCGCACCTCGCCTTCGGTCGGGGTGTAGATGCCGCTGATGATGTTGAACAGCGTGGTCTTGCCGGAGCCGTTCGGCCCGATGACGGCATGGATCATGCCTTGCGCGACCGAGAGCGAGACGCCCTCGAGCGCAGTCAGGCCACCGAAGCGTTTTGTGACGCCTGTGAGTTCAAGCAGCGCGTTCATGATGCGTCACGTCCGATCGAGCAAAGGGATTCTCGCGCCGGCGCAGGCTGCGGATGACAGAGAGGACCATCCCGGAGAGGCCTGCGGGGAAGAAGGTGATGACGAGGATCACCATCACGCCGAACACGGCGAAGTAATATTCCTGCATGAAGCGCAGGAGCTCCGGCACGAAGGTGTAGAGGATCGCACCGAGCACGGCACCGAGCGGGCTGCCGAGGCCGCCGACCACGGCCATGGCGAGGTAGGAGAAGGTCGACTGCCAGGAGAAGACGTCGGGGCTGATATAGCCGCGCAGCAGCACATAGCAGATGCCGGCGAGCCCGCCATAGGCCGCCGAGATCACGAACAGCATGATCTTCAGCCGCGAGACGTCGACGCCGACGGCTTGTGCGGCGAGCGGATCGTCGCGCAGCGCGCGGATGCGCAGGCCCAGCGGACCGTTGGCGATCCAGACCTGGAGCAGATAGGCGCAGGCGACGACCGCCAGCAGCACCCACAGCATCTTGTCGTTCTCGCCGGCAAGCCCGATGCCCGGGATCGCGGTGATGCCGTTGGCGCCGTTGGTGAGGCCTTCCCAGTTCACCAGCAACCGTTCGACGATCAGCGCGAAGGCGAGCGTGCACAGCGCGAGATAGTGGCCCTTCAGGCGCAAGGTCGGCCAACCCAGCGCCATCCCCACCGCGGCGGAGAGCGCGATCGCGCCGATCGCCGCAATCGGCACCGGCATTCCGGCGGCCTGGAACAACGTGAAGGCGTAAGCGCCGATGCCGAAGAACGCGCATTGCGCCAGCGACATCTGTCCGCCGAAGCCGAGAATGAAGTTGAGCCCGAGCACCAGCAGGATGTTGATCAGGGTCACGTCGGCGATCTGGAGATAGTACACCGACAGGAAGCGCGGCAGCAGCAAGCCGCAGAGGATAGCGGTTGCGATCACCAGGACGGCGAGCGTGCGCATCGTCAATGTGCTGGCGTCGGACGACATCAGGGACGCTCCAGTTCGAGTTCGCCAAAGATGCCCTGCGGGCGGAACATCAGCACCGCGATCAGCACGCCGAACGCGATGACGTCGATATATTCCGAGGAGATGTAGAATGATCCGGCCGACTCGATCACGCCGAAAGCCAGTCCGCCGACGAGCGCGCCGGGGATCGAGCCGAAGCCGCCGAGAATGGTCGCGGCGAAGGCGCGGAGCGAGAGGTTGACGCCCATGTCGGACGAGACATAGGAGAGCGGCGCGATCAGCCAGCCCGCCAGCGCCGCGAGCATCGTGGCATAGGCGAAGATGAAGGCGATGATGCGCGCGGTCGGAATACCCATCAGCCGCGCGGCTTCAGCGTCCTGCGCGGTAGCGCGCATCGCGCGGCCGAGCGCGGTGTACTGGAACAGCCCATGCTGGATTGCCATCATCGCCGCAAGCGCCGCCAGGATGACGAGATATTGCGCGTAGATCGTCGAGCCGAACAAATGCACCGAGGTCGTGCCGAGGGGCCCTGCGAAATTGAGCGGCTGCGGCCCCCAGATGATCACGGCGATGTTCTGCAATGCCATCGACAGGCCGAGCGTTGCGACGATCGCCGACAATTGCGGTGCGTTGCGCAAGGGATGATAGATGCCCCAGGCCAGCCCGGTGCCGAAGAGGCCGAGGATCACCAGCATGGTCACGAGGTTGAGCCACAGCGGCATGCCGAGCCGGTTGGCAAGCCAGCCGACCGAGACGAAGGCGCCGAGCATCACGAGATCGCCCTGGGCGAAATTGACCAGGGAGACCGCGTTCCAGATCAGCGTGTAGCCGAGCGCCACCAGCGCATAGGCCGCGCCGACCGCCAAACCCACCAGCACGATTTGAATGAAAGTCTGCAACATTGCATGATCCCATCGCGGGCGTCGGCCGCCGGATATCCGGCGGCCCGGCACGCGCGTCAGCTGGTGATGACCTTGACGATCTCCGGCTTGCCGCCGGCGACCCTGGTGATGATGCCGGAATGGGTCATGTCGCCGTTGTCGGTCCAGCCGTAGCGGGTGACGATGCCCTGGAAGTCACGGACTCCCGTGAGCGCCTGCTGGATCGCTTCACCCGAGATGGTCTCGGCGCGCTCCATCGCCGCGATGATCAGCTTTGCCGCATCGTGGTAGACGGTGGCGTAGAGCTCCGGCTCGTCGCCCGGATAGGCGGCGGCATAGAGCTTTTTCCAGTTCTGCACGCGCTCGTCGGGATTGTCCTTGACGAACTCGCCGATCGCCATGCAGCCGTCGGCGCCTTTACCGGCGAGACCGAGGAAGATCGGCTGCGAGAATGCGGTGTTGCCGGCGATGCCGAATTTGACGCCGAGCGTCTTGCTCTGCTTGGCGATCAGCCCGGCCGGCTGGTCGTCGGTCCAGACGATGATGCCGTCGACATTGGCTTGCTGGAAGGCGAGGATCTGCGACGTGAAATCCTTGGTCGCATCGGTATGAGCCTGCACCAGCACCGGCTCGACATTGCGCTTGGCGAGCGACGCCTTCACCACGGCGATGCCGGACTGACCGAACGCGGTATTGACGTAGCCGAGCCCGATCTTCTTCCATTGCAGATCTTCGGTGACGTATTTGACCAGCAGATCGGCGCCGATCGCATCGTTGAGGCGCACGCGAAACACCCAGGGGCTGCCCTGCTGGGTGACGACCGGACCGGTCGCGCCAGTCAGGGCCGGGATCTTGTATTTTCCCAGTAGTGGCACATTCGGCAGAATGCCGGGCGTGTAGTGCGGCCCGACCAGCGCCACCACCTCGTCCTGCGTCGCGAGCTTGGTGACGGCATTCGCCGCTGCGGTCGGGTTCGGGCCGAGGTCGTCGGCGATCCGCAGCTCGATCAAGCGGCCCTTGATGCCGCCCTTGTCGTTGACCTGCTTCACCGCGATGGCGACACCGTTCTTCATCCATTGGCCGTTCTGGGCGAACTGGCCCGTCATCGGGCCGGAGATGCCGATCCGGATGGGCTCGGCGGCATACGCGCGGCCGAGAATGGCTGGCGTAGCAAGCGGCGCAAGCGCGATCGCCTTGATCAAACTGCGTCGAGAGACGTGCACGGGAGAGACCATGGAATTTCCTCCGATATTGTCGCGGCCCCGCCTCGATCGGGCGGGTGATTTCGAACGCGGGATCGGTGTCAGCCGCCCGCGCGAAGCGGGCGGAGACCGAAGGTGCAGCCGGCCGAGAACAACGCCATCGCGGCCATGTAGCCGGCGACCCAGGAGGGCGAGCCGTATGCGGCAAGGAGCGCGGTCGCGATCAGCGGCGACAGACCGCCGCCCAGAATCGGACCGAGCTGCTGCACCAGCGACAGGCCGCTGTAGCGGATGCGTGCCGGGAACAGCTCCGAGAAATAGGCTCCTTGCGCGCCGTAGACCGAGCCATGGCCGAGCGCGAGACCAAACGCGATCGCGAGCCAGATCATTCCGGTGTGCCCGGTGTTCAACATCTGGAAGAACACGAGCGCGAGCGCGACCTGGAACAGCATGCCGCCGACATAGACCGCGCGCCGTCCGATCCGGTCCGACAGCGCGCCGAAGAAGGGCAACGTCAGGCATTCGAGCGCACAGCCGACGAGAACACCGTTGAGGATGGTCTGGCTGGGGAGACCGAGCTTGGTCTTGCAATAGGTGATCGCGAACACGGCGTAGATGTTGAACAGCCCGCTCTCGGCGATCTTGGCGCCGATGCCGAACAGGATGTTGCCCGTATGGTTGCGCACCGCCTCGACCACCGGCACGCTGGCGGCGCCCTCCTCGTTCAGCACGCGCTTGAACGCGGGCGTCTCGGAGATGCGGAAGCGGATGAAGATTCCGATGCCAACGAGCACGATCGAGAACAGGAACGGAATCCGCCAGCCCCAGGCCAGGAAGTCGGTTTCGCTCATCGAGGTCGACAGGAGTCCGAGCAGCGCGATCGGAATCAGGAAGCCGGCGGGCACGCCGACATGGACGAGCGAGGAGAAGAAGCCGCGGCGGTCGGCGGGCGCGTGCTCGACGGTCATCGTCATGCCGCCACCGTACTCGCCGCCGATGCCGATGCCCTGAAGCAGGCGCAGTCCGATCAGGCAGATCGGAGCGAGGACGCCGACCTGCTCATAGGTCGGCATGAAGCCGATCAGGAACGTGCCCAAACCCATGATCAGGATGGTGAGAAGCAGCGCGGTCTTGCGACCGACGCGATCGCCGAAATGTCCGAACAGCACGCCGCCGAGCGGGCGCGCGCAATAGCCGACGAAGAAGGTGGCGAAAGCGAGCAGCGAGCCGACCAGGGGATCGGTGCTCGGGAAGAAGATCTTGTTGAATACGAGCGCGGTCGCGGTCGCGTAGAGCGTGAAGTCGTAATACTCGATCATGTTGCCGATGGCGCTCGCCACCGCAACCTTGCGGATGTCGCTCGACTCCCGTTCCTTGATCGAGACGGCTGCCTGATCCGCAACCCTGCCGGACCTGATCGACCCAACCATTTCGCTCATGACGTCACCTCCGGCTTCGGCAGGGAAATGCCCCCGCTCGGACTTTTGTCCGTATTACGGACATCATGAGCAGCGACTTAACTCACGTGTCAAGTGGATTTTCGACTGGAGTGCCGTTTTCACTCTGGTTAGAGCGCTATAAATCCACTGCATAGCTGGCAATGCTTGACGTGATACGCTCGTTTGTCGTATCCGATTGTTCACAATCCGGACAATCAAAGGAGGATAACATGTCAGCAAAAATCACCGGGATCATTCCGCCCCTCACCACACCGTTCGACCAGAACGGCGACATCGACGAGAAGGCTTTCCGACGCCAGGTGAAATTCCTGCTCGAGAAGGGCGTGCATGGCGTCTGCGTCGGCGGCAGCACCGGCGAGGGCCATACGCTCACGACCGACGAGTTTCGACGTTTGATCGAGGCCTGCGCGGAGGAGCTGAACGGCAAGGTGCCGCTTGTTGCGGGCATCATCGCCAACTCGACCCGCGAAGCGATTGCCCGCGCCCGCGCCATCGAGTCGGTCGATGTCGCCGCGCTGCAGATCACGCCGGTGCACTATCTCTTCAAGCCGGACGAGGAGGCGACATTGGGCCACTTCAAGACGCTGTCCGAGTCGGTCAAGCAGCCGGTCATCATTTACAACGTCGTGCCCTGGAACTACCTCAGTCCTGCACTGCTCGTGCGCATCATGAACGAGCAGCCGGGTGTGATCGGAGTCAAGCAGAGTGCCGGCGACCTCAAGCTGATGGCCGATTTGTTGCTCGACGTGCCGGCAGGCAAGGTCGTCCTGACCGCGGTCGATGCGCTGCTGTATCCGTCCTTCGCGCTTGGCGCGCACGGGACGATCGCGGCGAACCCGGCCGCAGTCCCCGGCGCCTGCGTGGCACTGTGGAATGCGGTGCAGCGCGGCGACCACGCCACGGCGCTGGAAATCCACAAGCGCCTGTTGCGGTTCTGGAACACGATCGTCGGCGACAATCTCCCGGCCTGCGTGAAGCATGCGCTCACCTTGCAGGGATGCGCGAGCGGCCTTCCGCGCCAGCCGATGCCGGTTCCCACCAGCCGCCAGAAAGAGGCGATTGCCACGGCTCTCCGTCACCTCCTCGAGGTCGAGGGTGGCGAGAGGCTGGTCGCGGCTGAGTAACGTCAGGCTACGGGCGCCGCTGCATTGCCGCCGCGCCCGATTCCGTCTAAGTCGGATATGGTTCGCCTCCTGGGTACTGCATCGCGGCGCCACCCGAAAGGTCCGACATGACTAGCGTCGACAGCAGTCGACAGAGCGTTAAGTCGCTCTTCAAGATGCTCGAGGTTCTGGAGGCATTTTCCTCGACGGACCCCGAGCTGAGCGTGGTTGAGATCGCGCGGCGCACCGGCCTGCCGCGCACCACCGTGCATCGTATCGTCGACAGCCTGCGCAGCGTCGGCTTCCTGGAGCAGGAGGCGAGCCGCGATCGCTACCGTCTCGGATTGAAGCTGTTCGAGCTCGGCGGGAGCGCGCTGATGAATTTGCCCCTCTATCGGGAGGCGCCGCCCTTCGTCGATACGCTCGCCAAGCTTAGTGGCGAGGACGTCCATCTCTGCATCTTCGACGGTGCGCAGATGGTCTTCGTCAATCGCCGCAGTCACATCTCGGGGCGCCCGCATAATACCGTGATCACTATGGAAGCTTCGCCCTGTCACTCAACCGGAGTGGGAAAGGCTGCTCTTGCCTTCCAGAGCGAGGCCGTGATCGACCGTGTTATACGCAGCGGCCTGCCGCGCTTCACGCCTAACACGATTGTCGAGCCGAAGCGGCTGAAGGCTGAACTCGCTGCGATCAGGGCCCGCGGTTACTCGGTGGACGATTGCGAGCACGAGCCGGAGCTGCGCTGCGTCGGCGCTCCGATCCGCAACGGCGCAGGCCGCGTCTTCGCGGCGATCAGCGCGAGCGGCCCGAGCCGGCGCGTTACGCTCGAGCGGGTGCCGGAGCTCGCCCGGGCGGTGATGACCCACGCCGAGCTCCTGTCGATCCGCTTGGGCTATCCGCCTGACGAACAGACCCGATCCGCGGATCCGATGCCTGAGAGCGGGGCGGCCGGCAGCTCCGGTCGTCGAGAGTCCGATCGCGCACGAACGCCGTTCTCCAGGAAAACACCGCAACGAAATCGCAACGAATTGGGTGAAACGACCGTGAACAAAACGGGGCGGAAACACGTGCCACAGCCAGAAAAATCAACAACTTAGAGGATATGCACTGCGTTCGGGACGATGGGGCGCTCTGGGGGTCGAGGACGGCTATCAGCGCGTAGGCGAGGGCCGGTAGCGCTCCAGCGCCGTGCCCGCGTGACTAGGCCGCGAGGAGCCAACTTGGGTTTTGCTCCTCGGTGCGTCGGCGACCTCGCATGATCCGCGCAATTGTCAGAGTAATCGCAAGGTAGAGAACAGTTTGCACGGAGCCCATAATGAAAAACATCGGATTGGCAAAGTCTGGATAGTTACGAACTGACCAAAGTATTGCCGCGGGCTGAAAAACAGACAGGAACGTGAAGACCATCAGAGTACCCCATTGCCAGGCTTTGATGGGCCTTCGAGCGCGAACCTCTCAGAACGAAGCCTGCCTCCAACCAGAATAGTGTCGCAGTTCCAAAAAGTATACCGCACATCTGAGCCTGATTCAGGATGTCTTGCACATTGATGGGATTGAAGAACAGTTTGCCGACAGATTGGCCGAGCATAACGTTGCTTGCCAATTGCAACTGGGCCGTCTGGCCGTACGGATGGAACGCGTCGCCCGCAACGTTGCCCACCGCTACAAGAGAAATTTGAATAACGGTGGTCAGGAACCATTTCCAATGGGGGCGGCCCGCAATCTTCTGGGTCAGACCTGACCTCAGCAGGGTCGCAACGATAATCATGTAGCTCGTCGAAAAAGCGAAAATCACGACCAGATAGATGATCGATGCAATCGGCTGCTCGAACAATAGGACCGACAGCGCCGCGCGCATGCCATCGCCCTGCTTTACCAGATCTCTATAGACAGGACTTAGAATCGCCATGACGTCGGCGACGTTTGAGATCAGGTAGTTAGCCAGGCAGAAGACATATCCGAGAAACAGAAAGCGCAGAAAGCTCGGGTCAAGCACCTCCTCAGGGCGTAGCGTCGCGTTCATGCGTCGTGACACCAATGGATGAGCGCTGAGCATCTCGTATAAGCGATCCCGTAATGAAGGTGCTGGCGGCGGTTTTCCGCCGCTGAGGGCTTCCATCAAGGCATCCTCACCCACCCATCGCGCAGCTCGCGCGTCCGCCAGGATTTCGCGGGTACGAAGAAGCGACCGATACTCCAAAAACAACAAGAGAGTCCAAAAAGCAAAGACTGGGAGGGTTATGACGAGCGCACCGATCGTCTGATCACTCCAGTAACGAGCCCACCTCAGGCCGTGCATGCTAAGGAACAGCTTGAGTGTCGCCCCCGGCACGCCCATTGGCGACGTGAACAGGTCGTATTGCATCAACACGACTCGGGCGGGGCGGATCAAAAGCCAAAGGATGACGATCCCCATCAGCACAAGATTGGCTTGAAGCAAGGAGCGTGAAATAAAGGCGTACTTGACGTCCCCGTTCTTGAAGTGCGCAAGCTCGTGAGCAATCCGCGCCATAAAGTTGGATGGCCGTCGCAGACCTAATAGCAGCACGCCCTGTCCCATCAGGATAGTTCGCGATCCGCGAAAGCCAAATGCGACCGCGTCAGTATTGTGAATGTCTCTGTCGTGAAGTAGGAGATCGATCTTTACGTCGGCTCGGTCGGACAAGTCCTGGATGGCATCGCGAGCTCGACTGTGCATGCCAAGTTCTTGGTAAGCTCCGAAGACAATTCGTTGTCTGCGCGAATGGTAGATGAAGAAAACGGTCGTAAGAGCGCTCAGAATAGCGAGGCCGTAAACGCCGTTACCTACGGAATATAGACCAGGCTGAAATTGAGCGACAAAAGGGGTCGTGAAGTAATCGAGGCCCGGCAAGAACTGGCCGGTCCAGAAAGCGATCATCATTGAGGTTATGAGCAGGATTAGGAAGTAGACGTTTGTTCCACTTGGCAGATTATTTGGGTTGACTCTGCACGACATAGCGGCCGGCTACGGTTGAAGACCATCACGCAATGTATTTGTCAGACGTGAGAGTGCAGCCTCGTCCAAGTTAAGTGAGGCGGCATCGTTCCGGAGTTTAGCAACGAGTTCGTCGACCTTATCCGACGAAATTGTAACGGGTCGGGCTTCTTGAAGCGGCGCACAAACCACTCGCCCAAATGCTTTTCCAGTGCCAGCCGAGCTTGTTCACTCAGATCCTTGATAAGTAGCCCAGAAGCGTCCTTCGCATTTTCCCAGAGGAAGGTAAGAAGCGGCTTGCAAAGGACCAAGAGTGCAGCCGAGATTGATCCCAGATCCTCGCCGGTTGGTACCCCGAAGCCCAGAGCATGATCGCGCTTCTTTCCCGATGGCTTCGGTGCGGCGGCAATAGCGTCAAAAAATTCCATCTCCTCGGGCGCTACCGCCTCGACAAGTGCTTGACCTAGTTGAAGCTCCAGAACTGAATAATCCGCGCTCGAATTTGCCATTATGTAAATCCACCAAGGCCGAGGCCGAAAAGACGATCAGGTCAATTATGCACGAAAGGAGGACGACCGGAAGTTGAAACTACAAGAAAAGCCCGGGGGTGCCGCAGGCCATGTACATCAAGGCGAGCGACGCCTTGGTCTCGGGGATGTGGTCCTCCACCGGACCGGGCAGGACGACCATCATGCCCACTGAAACGTGGGAGCGCGCTCGTCGAGATCCGCAAAAAATCGATCCGCTTCCAGCACGAGATGCACAAGCGTCGACGACTATCACATGAGCTTGCTACGGATTGAATTGGGCAACCTTAACCAGCCTGATGATAGGTGACTCAGCCCTGCGCGCCTCCCTTGATCGGCATCACCTTCTTGGGGGCGAGCCAGTGGTCGATCCGGTTATCGGGACTGACTGCGGCGATCGATC
Coding sequences:
- a CDS encoding dihydrodipicolinate synthase family protein translates to MSAKITGIIPPLTTPFDQNGDIDEKAFRRQVKFLLEKGVHGVCVGGSTGEGHTLTTDEFRRLIEACAEELNGKVPLVAGIIANSTREAIARARAIESVDVAALQITPVHYLFKPDEEATLGHFKTLSESVKQPVIIYNVVPWNYLSPALLVRIMNEQPGVIGVKQSAGDLKLMADLLLDVPAGKVVLTAVDALLYPSFALGAHGTIAANPAAVPGACVALWNAVQRGDHATALEIHKRLLRFWNTIVGDNLPACVKHALTLQGCASGLPRQPMPVPTSRQKEAIATALRHLLEVEGGERLVAAE
- a CDS encoding branched-chain amino acid ABC transporter permease; protein product: MLQTFIQIVLVGLAVGAAYALVALGYTLIWNAVSLVNFAQGDLVMLGAFVSVGWLANRLGMPLWLNLVTMLVILGLFGTGLAWGIYHPLRNAPQLSAIVATLGLSMALQNIAVIIWGPQPLNFAGPLGTTSVHLFGSTIYAQYLVILAALAAMMAIQHGLFQYTALGRAMRATAQDAEAARLMGIPTARIIAFIFAYATMLAALAGWLIAPLSYVSSDMGVNLSLRAFAATILGGFGSIPGALVGGLAFGVIESAGSFYISSEYIDVIAFGVLIAVLMFRPQGIFGELELERP
- a CDS encoding ABC transporter substrate-binding protein, encoding MVSPVHVSRRSLIKAIALAPLATPAILGRAYAAEPIRIGISGPMTGQFAQNGQWMKNGVAIAVKQVNDKGGIKGRLIELRIADDLGPNPTAAANAVTKLATQDEVVALVGPHYTPGILPNVPLLGKYKIPALTGATGPVVTQQGSPWVFRVRLNDAIGADLLVKYVTEDLQWKKIGLGYVNTAFGQSGIAVVKASLAKRNVEPVLVQAHTDATKDFTSQILAFQQANVDGIIVWTDDQPAGLIAKQSKTLGVKFGIAGNTAFSQPIFLGLAGKGADGCMAIGEFVKDNPDERVQNWKKLYAAAYPGDEPELYATVYHDAAKLIIAAMERAETISGEAIQQALTGVRDFQGIVTRYGWTDNGDMTHSGIITRVAGGKPEIVKVITS
- a CDS encoding IclR family transcriptional regulator, with the translated sequence MTSVDSSRQSVKSLFKMLEVLEAFSSTDPELSVVEIARRTGLPRTTVHRIVDSLRSVGFLEQEASRDRYRLGLKLFELGGSALMNLPLYREAPPFVDTLAKLSGEDVHLCIFDGAQMVFVNRRSHISGRPHNTVITMEASPCHSTGVGKAALAFQSEAVIDRVIRSGLPRFTPNTIVEPKRLKAELAAIRARGYSVDDCEHEPELRCVGAPIRNGAGRVFAAISASGPSRRVTLERVPELARAVMTHAELLSIRLGYPPDEQTRSADPMPESGAAGSSGRRESDRARTPFSRKTPQRNRNELGETTVNKTGRKHVPQPEKSTT
- a CDS encoding M48 family metalloprotease; this translates as MMIAFWTGQFLPGLDYFTTPFVAQFQPGLYSVGNGVYGLAILSALTTVFFIYHSRRQRIVFGAYQELGMHSRARDAIQDLSDRADVKIDLLLHDRDIHNTDAVAFGFRGSRTILMGQGVLLLGLRRPSNFMARIAHELAHFKNGDVKYAFISRSLLQANLVLMGIVILWLLIRPARVVLMQYDLFTSPMGVPGATLKLFLSMHGLRWARYWSDQTIGALVITLPVFAFWTLLLFLEYRSLLRTREILADARAARWVGEDALMEALSGGKPPPAPSLRDRLYEMLSAHPLVSRRMNATLRPEEVLDPSFLRFLFLGYVFCLANYLISNVADVMAILSPVYRDLVKQGDGMRAALSVLLFEQPIASIIYLVVIFAFSTSYMIIVATLLRSGLTQKIAGRPHWKWFLTTVIQISLVAVGNVAGDAFHPYGQTAQLQLASNVMLGQSVGKLFFNPINVQDILNQAQMCGILFGTATLFWLEAGFVLRGSRSKAHQSLAMGYSDGLHVPVCFSARGNTLVSS
- a CDS encoding MFS transporter, with translation MSEMVGSIRSGRVADQAAVSIKERESSDIRKVAVASAIGNMIEYYDFTLYATATALVFNKIFFPSTDPLVGSLLAFATFFVGYCARPLGGVLFGHFGDRVGRKTALLLTILIMGLGTFLIGFMPTYEQVGVLAPICLIGLRLLQGIGIGGEYGGGMTMTVEHAPADRRGFFSSLVHVGVPAGFLIPIALLGLLSTSMSETDFLAWGWRIPFLFSIVLVGIGIFIRFRISETPAFKRVLNEEGAASVPVVEAVRNHTGNILFGIGAKIAESGLFNIYAVFAITYCKTKLGLPSQTILNGVLVGCALECLTLPFFGALSDRIGRRAVYVGGMLFQVALALVFFQMLNTGHTGMIWLAIAFGLALGHGSVYGAQGAYFSELFPARIRYSGLSLVQQLGPILGGGLSPLIATALLAAYGSPSWVAGYMAAMALFSAGCTFGLRPLRAGG
- a CDS encoding ATP-binding cassette domain-containing protein translates to MNALLELTGVTKRFGGLTALEGVSLSVAQGMIHAVIGPNGSGKTTLFNIISGIYTPTEGEVRFAGAAVTSMPLHQFAAMGLARTFQNTRLFASMTVRQNVLAARHGRAHPWRFDQENARRVEEIIQFVGLGDVADTNAASLPQGQRRLLEIAKALALEPRLVLLDEPHGGLNHAETARLIEVIRQMHARGMTILLIEHEMEVVMTLADRITVLNFGEVLAEGSPAEIQRNEAVIEAYLGRADSEAELHTQVGRAAEGTGAPLLEIADLTVRYGDIEAVRKVSLNVGTGEFVALLGNNGAGKSSTLKAIARLAQASGSVRSPATN
- a CDS encoding branched-chain amino acid ABC transporter permease, which produces MSSDASTLTMRTLAVLVIATAILCGLLLPRFLSVYYLQIADVTLINILLVLGLNFILGFGGQMSLAQCAFFGIGAYAFTLFQAAGMPVPIAAIGAIALSAAVGMALGWPTLRLKGHYLALCTLAFALIVERLLVNWEGLTNGANGITAIPGIGLAGENDKMLWVLLAVVACAYLLQVWIANGPLGLRIRALRDDPLAAQAVGVDVSRLKIMLFVISAAYGGLAGICYVLLRGYISPDVFSWQSTFSYLAMAVVGGLGSPLGAVLGAILYTFVPELLRFMQEYYFAVFGVMVILVITFFPAGLSGMVLSVIRSLRRRENPFARSDVTHHERAA